Genomic segment of Panicum virgatum strain AP13 chromosome 9N, P.virgatum_v5, whole genome shotgun sequence:
GAATTTATCAAATCCTTGCGTCCTAGCTTTCCAATCAAATCTCGGGTTaccattaggaaagaaatcatgAGCATGTTCTTAAAAGAAAAGGACCAGCTATATGCATACTTCAAATCTATCTCTTGTCGGTTTAGTGCCACCATGGACatgtggacttcaaatcaaaACAAGTCTTACATGTGTGTCACATTACATTGGATAGATGACAATTGGTGCATCCAGAAAAGGATTGTCAACTTTGTGCATGTAGAGGGCCGTCATACTGGGACCAAGTTGTCTGAGACATTTACTGAACTCATGGTTAAGTGGTATGTTGACAAGAGATTATTTGCTTTGACCTTAGACAATGCATCAGCAAATGAAGTAGCAGTCAGAGATATCATTGCTGATTTAAGGGCCAATGCTAGTGCTTCAACTTTGGTATGTGATGGACTGTTTTTTCATGTGAGGTGTGCTTGTCACATATTGAACCTTGTTGCTCGTGATGGTCTGAGTGTAATCACAACCACAATAGAGAATATTAGACAGCTTGTACTTGCTGTCAAAGGATCTCCATTGCAATGGGAGGAGCTCATGAAGCGTGCAACTGAGTGTGGACTGGATACAAACAAGGGTCTTTCACTTGATGTTTCAACAAGATGGAATTCAACCTATTTGATGCTTCGAGATGCCTTGTACTACAAGAATGCATTCATGAGGCTAAAATCATCTGATCGTCGAAGGTATGAAAAAATTACTCCATCTCCTAGCGAATGGACAATGGCATTCAAGCTTTTCCAATGCTCGAAGAAATTCTTTGATCTCACTGAACTATTTTCTGGCACATTATATCCCACTGCAAATCTGTTCTATAGAGGGTTTTGTGAGATAAAGATTCTGCTAGGTGATTGGTCTATTAGTGAAAATACTACTATTAGTGCAATGGCTACTTCTATGAGTAAGAAGTTTGAAAAATATTGGAAGAAGTCATCCACTACACTAGCTGTTGCATGCTTTCTAGATCCTAGATATAAGAAAAGACTTATAGAGTTCTACATGAGAAAATTTTATGGCAATTCTTGTCAAGTTCATATTGATGAACTTGTTGATGTCATCAAGAAGTTGTACCAGTTCTATGCTGCTGAAGCACCCTTATCTTCGAGGCCTAAAAGTGGGTCAAATGAGCCTGGAGATACTGGTACAGCAGACCTATTAGTGGACAATAGAGATGAGGAACTAGAGAGCTTTTTGTATGATAATGATGGAGCTAATGGTGATGATATGAATGAGTTGGATAAGTATATGGCAGATCCACCTTTGAGGCTCAGTGGTCAGTTTGATATCTTGGCATGGTGGAAGAACCAGACTGATGAATATCCTGTTCTTGCAAAAATTGCTCGTGATTTGCTGGCTGTACAAGTCTCAACTGTAGCTTCTGAATCTGCTTTTAGTGCTGGTGGACGTGTAGTTGATCCTTTTCGAAGCCGCCTTGACCCTGAAATGGTTGAAGCATTAATATGCATGAAAGATTGGGTTGCTGCAGAAAAAAGAGGTTAGAAAAGCTCCTTAGTTTGCTCTTTGCTGTATACAATAATCATGAGTCTATGACCAATGTTTGCTGATTTATGTGTCTTGGTTTAACTTTGATTTTCAGATAAGAAGGTTGGTTCAATTGTTGGTGATCTTGAAGTCATTGAGGCTTTTGTTTCAAAGCTTAATTTGCAGGTATTGTGCCCGCCAAGTTCCTTTAGAAATTTGCCTAAACTGATCTATGGTCCATCAAAGTTTGTGTTCTGTACTTTTGCCCAATGATGCCTTCATGAGATATCATTTCATCTTCTGTACTTAATTTGCTAGCTCTGAACTTAAAATGTACTTGATTAATAGCTATCTGACATGTCTCTAATCTGCTATCTATATATTAGAAACTTTATATAGAAAAATCAGATGGTTGGCTGTGCTCCATGTGATATATAACTTTATATATAAACTTTATATTACAAAGGCTTGGTGCAAATATATGACTGCTCTCCTGTTCTAGGACGACGATGTCGCAGACAGTGATGGAGAGGATGATGGGCCACTACCTAATGATGGGGAGTTCTACGACTACTAGGGAAGTAGTGATCTGTTGGCTGCCAGTGCCAGCTACTTTTGCCCAATGTggtatgtaattttttttaatttggacCTTTGAAGTTTGAACTATGTCTGTGGTGTGGCCGTGTGGCCGGGTGACTGACTGATTGTCTAATGGAGACAGTGACAGTATGTTGCATctgcatgcatcatgcatgtgtCGTTTGGGTGCTGCCGTGCTGGAGACAATCCGCTACTTGATGCTTATTTATCAAATCGATTATCTCATCTATTCTATGTATTGTTTGCAAATGAATGATGTATGGTTGTAATTATTGTGCCGAGCTAAATGTTTTGAGTGGTTACATGTGTTGTTCCCGATTTAAGTTACCGCTTCCCGATCGTAATCGACATGTTCCCGACCGATATGTTCCGTTCCCAATATCCCGTAATATCGCTTTCGTTTTCCCGTCCGCCTATCCCGTTCCTGTTCCCGTTCCCGGCAAAAAAAACAGGAACAGGAATGGTTTAggtgttttcccgaccgttcccgaccgttttcatccctagttAGTACCCAACGAAAATGCATTTGGTACTAATGTGTTGGACGAATGCTCATTTTTCTTGTAGTGGCCTTATCACAACTAATCAGTTATGGTTTATAAAAATCAACATTTCTATAAATGTGATTGTTATGAAAATTTCACCTAGATGAAACTAAATGATGTACAATTTTGAGAAAAGGAGTTGATCCGAACATATTTATCATACACGTACAAAAGCtccttttttggaaaaaaaattatgtagACACAAGTTAAAGTTTTATTGTGTCATCCTTAAGTACGTGTGAACCAATATATATTGTTGCTATAAAATAGGAACCCTTTGGATGCTGATATGGCATGGCTGCAATGTGGCAACTTGGCAAGACACGGCGAATGAAAGACTAAACTGAGTTGTATGAAAAAAGTTGAGTGCTGAAACGTTCATTTTGCAAGTTTAGGGATGAAATTAATAGTCTATTCTGCTAAAGAAAATCAGTCTTTCTTTGTTTTGTATTAGTTTTCTAAATTTGATTTAATTTCATCACCCAATTATTTGCTATGCATTGGTTTTACCGCCACTGGATGAGAGAGGTCTGCCTACCAAGACCGTACATGGCAGCATGCATGGAAACGTATAGCGAAACCACAGCGCAGCGACGAACAATCAATCGATCCAAACAGATGTACTGTAGATGCATGTCACTGCAGtttaacaatccatcttattTTTTCAGTATCCGCTCACTGCAGCAAGCTAATTATTCATGTCCGAAAGAACGGATAGGCGAAAATTGGAGTTGGAGGATGCATCAGCTGGCACGGACGTAGACCCCGATGTAATCCCAGGCCCAGCCGCGGCCGAACAGACCGACGATGCTGCCGCCGTCGCGCACGGGGACGCTGAAGGGCGTCCCGTCCACATCCCCGAAGGGCCCGTGCCTCCTGAGGCTGGTGACCAGGGTCAGCGAAGTCACGGCGTCCGTCGGCTGCGTCCCGACGTAGGCGAACGTCCCCGAGACCTCCGTCAGGAGCTCCGACGGCTCGAGGCGAACCTGCGACGATGCACACCCAGCCCAAGTCCAGTCCAACCCAACAAGATAGAGGCGTTATCGATCGATCAGGACGATGCATGGATCTATTGATTGGATATGGTTCGATCATTAGACGACGCCACACAGACAGAATTCAAGCTAAGGGCAATGCTGGGATCAAGTTTGCATTTTGGTCTTTGTGCGTGTACTCACGACGTAGGGGTCGCCGCCGTTCCCTCCCCACGGGCCGACGTGGTGCCGCCGGCCTTGCTCGTCCCTGTAGGCGAAGGAGATGGCGTCCACGACGGCGAGGCTGCTGCAGACGGTGATGGCCTCCAGGCGGTGCGGCCGCGGCATCGCCGCCGGGATGTCCCAGTCGCGCCCCCCTTCGCCGCCCCACGGCCCAATCTTCACGACGCCCTGCAGTGAACTTGTAACGTAAGCATGTATTTTTATCGAATCAGCCGAAGCGCTGCTTGCACCGCTAGCAAAGTAGACAAGGACTAGCGTACCATTTCCTGTAGGAGAGTATATAGCAGTAGTACAACCAGTTGAAGCAATCGCGCCCAACTGATGTTAACTGAAGGCAGTACGATGGAGAACTGGCTATGGCTATTTATAGATGAAACGCCATCACAGCTATAGCTTTCTCAATCTTTTTCTGATGCCGTCAACCAGACAAGATAGTATTAGTCAAGATTATCACCATtatatggccgtgtttggttggccctgaaaaagtttttatgaaattttttttggctctttgaccactaattagggtatcaaataaagtctaattacaaaatcactTACGCAACTATGTACTGTAGCATCTACTGTAGCCAATGAGGTATTTGATCTACTCGACGTCAAAGATTTAGGTACAAAAATCCAAGATTTGAGGCACGCTGGTAGTGGAGCTGGCTTGGCCCATGTAGCAAGATTGGGCTCAGCTGGGAGAAAGAAACTTGGCCCAACAAGACCGTGTCGGCCCAGCGTGAGTGAaccctattttttattttctcttaatTCACTTTCTTTGCTAGCTATATTTTGGTTGTTTTTAAAATATGTTGTCCTATATATGCTAGCTGTATTTTAAGTGTTCCAATAGAACAAGTTAGCAACCATCATGAATCGACGCACCTTTGCTCTTTGCGCTTTTAccaaagaggaggaggaggaggatcatATCGAGGAGAAACTCGACCGAAGCTGTGTGGCTGCCATATTTGTCTCACTCTCACGTGTGGTGCCATTATTCTGACCTCGTCTCTCCACGGAACCATTCTATGCTACCTAGGTCGTCCCCGGCCGGCCTTTTGATCTCCCTGTGCATGCCGCACGCAGCAAAGCGCGCGCGCTTTGGCTTTGGCGCTTTGCTTGCAAACGCAGCATGCGTGGCCGGAGGCCGGCAGGGCCGCGACACGGCCGGCCGCTAGCCGTGCGCGGGGCGTACGGCgtgatgggcggcggcgggcgcgctgTCTCGCTCGCGCACAGCCCGGCAGGCCGGCCGGTCGGCCGGTGGTGAGGACCGGTCGAGAGGAAGGCCAGGCCATCCAGTAGCTAGACAGCGCGAGCAACGTACATGGGACGCAGGACCCCGCATCTTTTGCATGCGAGAGAtagagaggaagggagggcgcTAGAGATTAGAGAGCGAGCGCATGCAACCTCGCCGGGGCGCTTTGCATCATTGCGCGAGatggcaccgccgccgctgctgcatgCGGCGTGCGACGACAGCGGCCGCGCGCGTGACCCAGCAGCCTCATTAGCGCGTGCATGCATGCGCGGTCGCGCCATAATCGCCGGCCTGATTGGAGGAGGCTGACGATTTGGCCGGTCTCGATCATGTGTTTTTCGCTCGGCCCATGCATCGCTACCGGATTTCCTCATTTCGCCGCGAAGCCCATTTATCACACGGCGAAAACTTCGCCGTGGGTGGCCGACGGCAGCCACTGGCACGGCGAAGAgggtgttcgccgtgtgtcatatatcgggcacacggcgaaaatATTCGCCGTGTGTTATtcatggcacacggcgaaataaACATAACAAACGGTGTCGGACGGAGTtgacggcggcggggtcgacttcgccgtgtgctaaaCGTGTAACACATGGTGAAGATTAgatacttcgccgtgtgccgcgggccctgggcacacggcgaaggggagaggtttgccgtgtgcctaccATGTGACACACAGCGAAGTCCTAGTTGGGGCCCAGGTGGCAGCATACTTCACCGTGTACCAGGGcccgtggcacacggcaaaggctggtcagttcgccgtgtgccgccgactggcacacggcgaattgtGGTCACTTTGCATgggcttggcacacggcaaagtgaccagaAACaacctattttttattttttcacgTTTAAAGTACCCACTCAAATCATATATCATAGATCATATATCATAACAAGCacatgcaatatatatatatatatatatatatatatatatatatatatatatatatatatatatatatatatatatatcatgacAAACCACAAATTCACGAGTCAACACATAAATTAAGTTCACTAGTTTATAATTCCACAAATCCTTATTGAAAATCCTCCTAGCATCATCAAGTTTACATCCATAGAGGCACAAATTAACAAGTTCATGGCTGAGGTGGGTCGTCGAATGGCGGTGGGGCGTTGAGCTGAGGTGGCAACATGTTTTGTACGCCCGGCGACAATTCTGGCGTATTCGATGCCACCGATAGATTCTGCAAAAAATATAAGATAGTAAATTGCAGGTGAGACAAAAACCAAGTTCTCAAGTTATAATTCATGAGAGGAGCTTAAAGATCCAACCGCTGTAGAGAGGTCAAGCAGGTAAAGGATCAGATGTAAAAAGAGCAACTCAATCTTGCAAGGAAAAACTTTATCCAAGAATATAACTTGGTTAACGAAAAATAATCGCAAAGCAAGAAGCTGACAGGAGCTAGCTAGATATATATATAGCGTCTTGCCTTTTTCCTCCCTCGTGCCAAGATCAAAGATCTAGCGATCTAGCTGCTAGGAGAAGAAATCTCAGAACCAAAAGCTAAGACCTTCTAGCTCAGCGAAAGAAGATCCAGATACACACATATAGAAagcaagaaaaaggaaaatcaaGTCTAAATATGTAGGTCACCTAAATCGTTAAGTGAGTAATGTAAGTCACAATCTCTAAGTATAAAGTtctctaagtatctaatacttcaAAAGAAACTAAAGGGTTTTCAAGATACTCACCGGAGGAGTAGTAGGAGCAGGAGCCACAAGGAATTGCATGGCTGGGATGGGATTACCCATTTGGACAGAAAGACCTCgaatgtagttgtacatctggGCCATCTCGGCCGCCTGCTTCTGCTCGTTCTCTTGTCGTATCCTCCTCTCTTCGGCCAGCGCCGCCTCGTACGCCGCCTGTTGCGCTTGCATTTGGTGCTTAAATAGTTCATGACAATGTtacaatgcaaagcaaatatatgtacaaaatgaaagaactatgaataaataagaaataacctgaAGTTCCTGCACTTGGAGCTGCAACGCGGAcagccgtgggcgtatggccgggctaTTGGCCGTGCTCCTCGCTCGAATCTGGGAGAGGGTGGGAGTGCTGGCCGTGTCTACAAGACCATCGCCAATGTAGTAGCGCCCAtgtttcttgcctcctcccaccctcataaTGACTTCTCCATCAAGAGGCTGGGTCCTCGGATCCCAGTCTGGCCCATGGACATGTCTTCCCATCTCTGTGTACGCCTAGATACGACTGTGGACGGACAGGTTGCTGTACGCCGAGTGAAGGTCGTCAGGGTTGTAGGTGACGTTGAATGTCGCCTTGCCCTTGCGAGCCAGAGCCCATCCCACGAACGGGTTGCACTCCTGGCCTTCATGTGATGACGACTGCGAAAAAGGAAGAAGTTCATTACAAATTATGCTGAATTGAATGTTAGATTAGAGAAATGAGTCTGTGTAGTGTGTACTCATCTAGCCCTGTACTCGTCGTTGTTGAGGCTGCCTTGATGGTGCGCTGGACCTGGCATCAGCAATCACCGCTGCCGGCTAGCGTCGTGCAAAGCCTGCCACTCGGGGTCGAACCACTTGTCCACTATGCGCTCCCAGCACACGGTGTCATTACGACACCACCACGCAGGAACCTACACGTGATCAAATGCATGACATGTAAGAAGAGAGACATTTAACGCTGTTTTTCATCTTACAATAAATTTGAACTTACCTGTAAATATTGCTCTCGGGTCAGCTTCAAATCCCTCGCCTCAGTCTTCCCGATCTTCTGCTTTAGGAAATGTGCACAATAGTTGATGACGCACTGGACTTGCGCCTCATAATGCATGTCCTTCACGAGTTTAACGCATCGATTGTGAGCCACAATCGCCGCCCGCTCCTCATATCCCTCGTCACACCTGTAAAAATCCTGCATATAAAGACGATGGATCATGTCATTATTAACAAAATGTTCAATGAATGTGATGTATTGACCATTTTTTGCCGGGGAAAACTTACCCAGAGCTCGGCCTTTACCCGCTCCGCCTTGTTCTCAAAGGCTCTGCCGCTCCGATCCAACTGATCGTTGTTGGCggcgatgtagtggtcccacgtccAGGACGGCTCGTACCGTCTTTGATAGTGGACCAGGCCTGGGAAGTAGTCCCTGCACAAAAGACCCAGGATGCCGTTGACCTTGCGTTTGTGAGCACCGCCACTGAGGACAGTCCAACTCCTGCAAAAGTGATTAagagaaaatattagtttgtaCCGTGATTTTCGAGTTAGGAAATGAAAAAGTAGTAATAACATGTCAAATTACTTACATATCCCTGCTCGGTCGAATCAGCGGGCGCAAGGCAACAAATATCGGCCTATCTGGGAGTCGCGAAGGACCTCGCAACCAGACAGCCGGCGTAGAGGTATCCTCGGCCGTGTCCTCCTCAGAcgactccccctcctcctcctgcgcgttcgcctgccactcctcctcctcccgctcctgctCCTAGTCctgggcaggctcctcctcctcctcctcctcctcctcctcctcctcctcctcttgagACGGCAGTACAGGCGAAGGCTCTCGACGCCTCCTGCCTCCACCCTTCCCTCGACCCCTCTTGGGTCCACCCTTACCTTGACCCTTGCCTCGCCCCAACCCGGAACTCCTATCGGAGCCCTCACCAGCATCCGAGTGTGGCATCATTCTTCTGTACAGTGAGGCGACCGATCGTTGAAGTCCGCCGCCCGGCATCTTTCTTCAATCACCtgcaattaaaaatagtaaaccaatcagcacatatatacaaaacgatcttataaagagaaagaaaataaatgcgaCATAATTAGAAAGTAACATTAATAAATCAATTAGTACGGatcatacatgtattagaaataattatcttcatcgggattagctggatcatatgtctcatcatcactatcacgcaAGTCGAGAAGTTCAAGCCCGTGCTCTAACGGTGGAATTTCATCCTCATTGTCATTGCCAAATTGTAATCGCTCAAGTAATTCTAGGTCCTTCGCATTACGAATCTCCTCACCAGCGTCCTCTCATCAACCATTTCATCATCGTGTACTTCCATTTCGATCACTCTggttaagtctatctcaaaatgtccttcaagcccatcttcttgaaagaattccctgtcatatgtgtttgggtctatgttgtaatcctCATTATTTGGAATAGGTACTTTACTGTGTGGTGATAGCttgtacacaacatcccaacccaTAAGGCGATCGTCAGTTTTGCACagatatgagagataataaacttacatggcttgttgagccacaatatacACATTCTCCTGGATACACTGATGACTGGCGAATTTCGACTAGGCCGAGATGAGGGGTCCGTCACACTTCgttaggatcaaaccaatggcatttgaatatgacaggcTTAAGAGGTTTGCAACCATGAAATGTGAGTTCATAGATTTCTTCAATTATGCCATAATACTCGACCCCATCAAGGGCTGTCGTACAAACTCCGGAATTTGTtgttcttcgattgggccgactCTGCTCGTGGCTTCTTGTGCGAAAGCGATATCCATTAACGTCATAACCGGAATATGACAAGACCCTATAGGCACAACCGTTGGCAACCTGTCTCAACTCGGGACACATAGACGCGTCATTTTGGGCCTGCAGGTAGAAGCATGATGATTTGTCATACTATTCGCACGGATAAGAAACTTCAAATGTCTAACATGCATGATGGTTTGTTATACCTTGTGcttgaaccaagaaatgaaatcggGGGCTCTTTGTCCTGCACCGGATTTAAGAAGGACGTCAACTTCCTGCGGGGTTGGATCTCTTCGGCGACGccagaattgttgagtaaattcCCTATATAAACGAGAGGTAAAGGGGGTTGGATGCAGAATAGTTAATACTCGAGGATATAGTTTGTTGAGAACTTACTGTATGTACGGCTCGACTTCCACTAGGTTCGTCAACACATACATCATGATAGTGCACAACTCTTCTTTGAGCAAGGCCTTAGGAGTCGcaccacttgcacttccaagttgcccTTTGAATAGGCTGAGGTTCGTTTCATTTTCGGCTTCATTGTAACGAGTGAGTGGATTGTGTACGCTTGGAAGGGTTTCACTATAGTATTTTGTTGTGTAGTTCGAGACCTCATCCAGAATGTATGCttctgcaatggaagcttctattttgcatttatttttgcatttggTTCGAAGGATTTTTTGTTGTCTCTCAATCGAGTAGCACCAACGTCCCTGAACAGCCCCCCCCTCCGTGCCTCATACgggaggtgcaaaatcatatgctgcatcggattgaagaagccgggtggaaagattttctccaacttACAAAGCAACACAGGGGCCAATTTTTCCATTTGTTCAACTACAGCCCGAGACAACTCCTTAGCACATAGCTGGAGGAAGAAATTGCTTAACTCCGCCAGTACTTGCCAGACATGGTCAGGgagatagcctcgaaccatcaccggaagaagccgctcaatccatatgtggtagtcatgactcttcatcccattgattcgcatagtagataagttcacccctctccttagattcgctgcatacccatcgGGGAACATTAAAGTCTGGAaccattctagtacttcttttcTTTGGTGCTTCTTCAGGACGAATTCAGCTGCAggctttttccatttcttaccATCTTTGGGTGGTGGAATATTAAGTTTTGGTCTATCGCATAAACTAGCTTGATCCACTCGGGCCTTAACATTGTCCTTTGTTTTATCAAGAATGTCCATGATTGTACCCCAGAGTGCctcaacaatattttttttccgagtgcatcatatcaatgttataaggaagaagaagatcatccatGTAGGGGAGCCTCCACAGGCCCGACTTCTGAGTACAGGCATGTTCTCCGCCATAACCCACAAAACCACCACCTTCTTTAACCCTCAGCGACTGTA
This window contains:
- the LOC120691584 gene encoding horcolin-like codes for the protein MGVVKIGPWGGEGGRDWDIPAAMPRPHRLEAITVCSSLAVVDAISFAYRDEQGRRHHVGPWGGNGGDPYVVRLEPSELLTEVSGTFAYVGTQPTDAVTSLTLVTSLRRHGPFGDVDGTPFSVPVRDGGSIVGLFGRGWAWDYIGVYVRAS
- the LOC120687334 gene encoding uncharacterized protein LOC120687334, giving the protein MSWTVLSGGAHKRKVNGILGLLCRDYFPGLVHYQRRYEPSWTWDHYIAANNDQLDRSGRAFENKAERVKAELWDFYRCDEGYEERAAIVAHNRCVKLVKDMHYEAQVQCVINYCAHFLKQKIGKTEARDLKLTREQYLQVPAWWCRNDTVCWERIVDKWFDPEWQALHDASRQR